One Pelmatolapia mariae isolate MD_Pm_ZW linkage group LG1, Pm_UMD_F_2, whole genome shotgun sequence genomic window, TCCACAGGGTTTGTCTTTAAGAGGAAGGTGTTTATGGCGCTGGTTCAAAACAGGCAGAGATGGATTATTAAAAACAGGCCTTTTGGGCACGAGCCCAAGGGATGCGAGGATCCCCAGCACTGCACCTGCAAAATCGCAAATAGCTGTAGATTTAAAGGGGGAACGCGGGAGACCTGTACCCTCAGTAAGTAAAATATATGTATCTACAAAAATCTCCTGAAATCGTCTGATGTTTAATCATTTCTGAGGCAGGACCCTCATTTCCCCATCTTAAATTGTGTTTCTCCCAATACTCAAGCGAAACCTTTGCCCACCGCAGAGAGAGCagctacacaaacacaaaaagtgcGAACACGgtgaaaaggaaagaaacagcCCCCAAAAGGATTACACGACAACAGATACTCAAAAATGAACAGAGACAACAAAGGTCTGCACAGATTCACATCAGTACAATTATGTTATTATCTGTGACTCTGAATGCAGGGGAGAAACATAACAAGGAGAAAAAGGTTCCATTGCTACGAGCCTGACATCATTTTTAGCAATGCACAACTGTCAGAAATGCATGCTGGGACTGACAGGCTGGGAGGCATGTTTCTCATTCTTGAAATTCTTAAGACCAGTTCTTGTTGCTGTGCTTAATGAAGAGAAGCAAAATGTTAACAACCACAAAGAAATTAACCAAAACTACTacagatttaaaataaataaataaataaaaaaactaaagtAAGATGTAAAAATGACCCCAAAAACCACAAATGGATACACAGTGATAATACAAAAGGGCACAAAAGGACCAGTAGTCAGAAAATGACTATAAACTGCTCTTACTCCTGAGAGGTGCTGACGGGAAtatcttttcacacacacacacacacacacacacacacacacacacacacacacacacacacacacacactgcagcacTGAACATTTGTATGTATTACACAATGTACTTGCATGTGAAATTAGAGCAGGTCACAGTCTGGTGAAGTCCTTCCTCCTGCGTGTTTTACTCAGGCAGCACTTTCCCCTAAAGCAAATGTGGCATTTCCAGTTCTTTACAGTGCACCTGCATTGCGCTGTCCTGTCATGTGTTACATGTGAGAAAAGGCAACTGCACACAATTATTTGACCTGATTGAACCTGAATTGTACAGACTTTTTCTGAAAATCACTTTCAATAGCACGCTGATAAGTCTCTAATAGGGTTCCACTGTTAATCAGCTTTAATTTCAATCACAATTTTGGCCTCCCAGCATTAAATGAACTTGATTAACCGATATTGAAAATGCATACTTCACCAATATAATGCAAAGCAAAAGATAATCATGTGGTTCTTAAATTAATGCCAAAGATATAGTGAAGTCAACAGTGCTGTCGGATTTTATTTGGCCAACGACGTGTCCAATAAACACCAGGTAACAAAGATTTATTGCCAACAGATATGTGAAAATCTTGTGCAGGTTTTGTTACTGCGCAAAACATGGGGAACTGTAGAGGGAACTCAAAGCTGTTGAGTACTTTTCTGCAAGTTTTATTCACATCAGGCAGGTAAGGTGACGGGAGTGAAAGGCTTTCACCTTTGCTTTGTGAAGATCTGCTTGAAACAGGTGAATAAACACCTTATATGTCTGTAAAGAAATTATCACGAATGCAGCAGAATATAAAATTGGAAGCCTTTGTgataaactgtttttgttttgttttttgtcacatatacatatatttttttaagataTTCACATGATGGAGgatgaattttattttgaagtaacGATTTGTATATTAGTTGGAATGTAGCGTGACATGGATGTGGAAGCATTTATATCTTAAAATTCTTATGTTTATATTTTGGCCATAATCATGGAGCTGTAGTCTCTGCTTTAATCTAGTCCAGGTGATTTTCTTCCTCTGTGGATGACTGAAACtgccaaaatttaaaaaagaaaccacTCGTTTACTTTAATATcaaattatataaaaaagaagggagggggtgCACATAAGACATCTAAAATTGGTAAATGCAAAGATCAAATAATGTGTGAATGAAATAGGAGCTTTGGTGAATAGCGAGATGAATTCAAGTATATTTACAAAGTGAAATGAAGAAGCATAAAAACTGCTCAGCTACCACAGTTTCTTCAAAAACGCTTAgcatgtgatttttcttttgtatacTGTGTCTGGATTGTTGTGGTACAGCATCCAGCAGTAGTCAGCCATCATGCTACAATTCCTGAAACCTTGGTAGTGACGCTCTATTAACTGAATATCCTGATGAAAACACTCTCGCTGTTCATCGCTCACCATGCCAACATTTTCTGGAAAGAACTCAAATTGTGAGTGCAGGATGTGTATTTTCAATGACATGCGACAGCCCAGCTTCTGGTAGGAATCGAGCAGATGCTGAACTCCTTCCTTGTATCCAGGAGACTTGTGGATGCCCAGAAAGTTTTCGCAGAGCCACTTGAACGCCACCCAAGCTTCAAACTTGACTGTTGAGAGAGTTTGTTTGTACCTTTCATCCTGCAAAACAGACTTGATCTGCAGACCTATAAATATCCCTTCCTTGCATTCCCATCAACATACCAATCACCTTCAGATCACCACAGATGTTCCACTGATGAGTTTTAATCGCAACTGATTCAAGCGGCGTCTTCGTGTTGTCATAGGACTCCTTTAGATGAACACAATGGGCAATCGGCACGCTTGGTTTGGCTTTTCCGTTATGGAGTAGGACTGCCTTCAAGCTTCTTTGTGAAGAATCAATGAAGAGACGCCATTCAGCTGGAACATGCTCTCGTGACAAACTGCTGAGGAGTCCATCATGACGATAGCACAGTGAGCCATCGGCAGTGAAGAACGCTGTCAAGTTATGACTTCGACTGCTGTAGTGAGTTACAGTAACACCCTTGGCAAGCAAATCCTTCTGCTTAAACCTCGAAGCAAGAAGTTCTGCTTTGTCTTTCGACAGGTTTAGAGCACAAACAAGATCGTTCAGCTCTGCTTGTGTAAAAGTCTCTGAATCTTCATTGGCCATGTAATCAGGATCTGATGACTCTGGATTGTAACCAGATGCAGCCTGACCGTGTTCCTCGTCACCTTCTACAGAAGCTAATCCATCATGTGCCGGTACAGGAACAGGCAGTAAGTCATCATGAGGAACAGGCCTTATTACAGATTCCAGACTGGGATATACAATTTTTTGAGAATCCTGTTGTATTCACGCGGCAAAGATAGGAATCGCTGAGATGAGCTCGCTGTTCCCGCCACACCATCGGGATTGCAAGTGGCATTTCGCAGATTTAGGCAGTCACGCAGTCCATTGGAACAACTGTTGCAGATGACATGTGGAGCCCAAGATTTATCCTGGTCACCCAGTGGATAAAGTACAACTTGTACATCTTCTTAAGGTCTGTGATAATTGGGCGACGTCGTGAATGAACCACACGTAACAGAAACTGTCTGGATGATTGATACAATTTCTAGGCATGGTAACAACTGAAATCAATCACAGTTAATGCAGTCtgtaacacaaaacacagggaaCTGTCATTAAATCTGGCAATAcgcttatttttaattattccaACTATCATGCAATATGTAACTAGCTTCATCACAGAAACTGTACGtgcttaaaaaaactaaacacagatTTGAAATCGGCATGAAAAACCCACATAAACTTATCTCTGATGACTTTGACCTGTTGACCTGTGTTATTGTGTCCTTAATGTTATGCAGTTATCTGCCACCACGTGGAAATGTTCAAAGAGTCTGAGCTTTACTTTGAAGAAAGACATTGACCCATAGTTATGCTCCTCTCCTGTCTTCCTGCAGCTGGCGGCTCTTCATCCCATCCTACTGAACACCTTGCTCAGGGGCTTCACTCAGTCAGTCATTGTAGCTCTGTCAGTCTGCACGGCGACTGTGTCAGACCAGCCTGACAGCTTTCATCAGAGGCCACGAGCAGCCAAAGCCAATGGTAAGCACGGCTCGGGGACCTTAGAGCCGCATATTCTGGAGAGTCGGTGCGCTGCCTTCCAGTATCGAGCCAGCAAGTATTTAGAAGGAGGTGAAGGTCCTCGACTCGGATCCTCAAAGCTAGCAATGCCTGGCCCCACACCGACCCTCAGCAAAGCTCGGGTTTACACCGACGTTAATACACAGAAGAACAGAGAGTACTGGGACTATGATGCTCATGTGCCAAACTGGaggtatatatatacatgttggCTTCGCGAGagcatgatttttttaatgaatttttaatCACTGCCaagatgtttttgcttttctcaGTAATCAAGACAACTATCAGCTGGTGCGTAAACTGGGCAGAGGGAAGTACAGTGAAGTGTTTGAGGCCATAAATGTGACCAATAACGAGAAAGTGGTGGTGAAAATCCTCAAGGTAAGCACTAGACTGACTTCTTTGCtagggctgtgtgtgtgtgtgtctgtttttttaccttttatacCTACAATCTCTACTAGTCATcctttgtttttgctctttaaTCATAGAAATAATTTGTATTGTGGTAACATGAGTCTTCTCACTTTGGCAGCTATCCATTTCTGAAAAGCTCATCAAatccacaaacatttttaaaatgtcttcTGTTAAAGCTTTTCTTGGCACTTGCTGACTTTTCTTTGTCAGATTACTTTCTTTAATTCTGTCAAACCTTACATTGTACTCTGGCATCATCTATTGGTCAAATGGTTTATGAACAGGCTGTGGCATCAATTTACTTCTGGATCCCATCAGTCTGGAGAGAACACCTCCCCCTCAGAAAACCAGCTGGATGAATGTGTTTCTCTCTGGTTCCCACTGATCAGTTCCATTACTTAGTGGGGATGGTCGGTTGTAGTCCCGTTTCCCTGTATGACTTGCAGCAGGATGAAGGCGGTCTCTGGGACTACTGGGATCTGGCATCTCCCTGGGAGCTGCAGTTGCTGTTTTGGGGTGTCTGGGTCTCTGCCTCAGTTGGTAGCGGTGGGGACTGGGGTGGGTGCTGCTTAGCAATCTTGGGGTGTGGGGCCTGGGGTCCTTGTGGTGGTGGGTCCTGATCCCAGGCTGGGTGGCTGCCCAGGTGCCCGGGGTTGCCTGGTGTCTGGCTGGGTACCTTCTTGCACAGGGTTGGTCTGCACCCCGTTCACTGCCTTGCAGTGTAGTGTGTGTTGGCGCACGTTGGGACGTCCGGTCTGCACCATGGGGCTCGTGGGTAACTGCAAGCCCATTGGGTGGGGTAGGGTGTCCAGGTGAGGGGAGCAACCGTTGCTGGGTGCAGCTCGTCGAAGACCCAGATCAGTGTGCCATGTCCCTTTTGCTGTGTGTCTGTTGTAATTGAATGGTCCCTTTGGGCTCATCTGCACACCCCTGTGGTGGGGCGTGGGAAATGGGGTGCACACTGAGCCACTTGTTTGCTGCTTCTCTCCTTCTGCACTAGTCCTCTAGTCCTCCTGGTCTTACATGTCCCAGCACTCCCTCATACGGCACATTGTTCATACACGTAGGTTCTTGATGGAGGGTTGTGGGTCGCGCATGTCACAGTGGGTAGAGCAGTCATATGGGTGGATTTGCTGAGCCTGGTCATGGAGGAAGGGGTTCACCTCCCCTACCACTCCCCACTGGACGTTGCTGTTGCTTTGGGATCCTGAACTCAGTTGGCACCGGGGTGGCAGGCCTCTAGTGGGATTGGCTGCCCATCGCCTCTGGTCCTGGACTCCCATCCCTGCTGGGGGGTAGTATTGCTTCTCACCCTCATTTTCAAGTGTATTTtgtgacacatacacactcacaaactTTCAcgctctcattcacacacacacacacacacacacacacacacacacacacacacacacacacacaccaaagaaaGATTGATTTATGTACCTGTGCATTTTCAAGATTTTGTTCCAGGTGCtgtattattgtttttgttttaaggtGCATTAACTTGCGATGCATTGTGCATTTCTGTTTGTACTCTGTCGTTTTATTACCCCCCCCCcctattttttttgtcccttttcTACTACCTGTCCTGTCTTAGACATTATCAAACTGTATACCAGAGGAGCCTATAGAGAATTTATAGAGCTGATCTTGGAAAAACAAGTTGTTTGGCTCAACAGTGCACTCAGATCATAACTCTGGTTGCATAAGCTGCCAGACAGGACAGgagttaacaaaaaaaaggctGTGGCATCAACAGCCAAGTGAATGAGATACCCAACATTTTACCAAATAACTATGCTGTTAATGCTACAGAAACCCGTAAGTAGAATATAAAGATAAAGAAGCTAAAGAACATAAAGAAGCTGTTGATGATCTAGAAAAAATCAGCAGGAATATTTAATAAGTAGATATTTTTGTGCCGTGACAAGCTTTTATTAACACATGATGCACATGAAGGTAAGTTCAGTGTTTATGTGGTGTCACTTTATGGTTATTGTAGCAGCTTTATTGTAACTATTGCTGTCATCCAcagaacatttaaacattttaaatgagcagcATAATGTTGGAaatactgtttgtgtgtgtgtgtgtgtgtgtgtgtgtgtgtgtgtgtgtgtgtgtggatggccAAAGATGGATTCTCTCAGCAGCGCCCTATTTTAATTTCCACTTCTTTCCATTGTGCTGACTGTGAGTGTCCATCTCTACTCAGCCtgtcaagaagaagaagatcaaaCGGGAAATCAAAATTCTTGAAAACTTGCGGGGAGGAACCAACATCATCCGCCTGGTGGACACGGTCAAAGACCCGGTGGTGAGTTGTGAAAACCGGCAGCTGCATGCGTGCGTGTGAGCCATGGTAATCCAGTCATGCTTGTAACTCAGTGATACCTGCTGTTCTCCTCAGTGAAGCCATGTGTTGTCCTCTCTTTGCAGTCCAGAACACCAGCGCTAGTCTTTGAGTACATCAATAACACAGATTTTAAGGTACTCAAGTTTGAACTACCAGCAGGGTTACCATCCATGCAAACACGTTGATGTCCATTATTAATAACATGCATAACCCTCCAGTTAATGCTCCACATGTGTAGAGGCCAGCTGCTCACATCAGAACACTTTTTGTACATTGATGTCTCTCGTGCGGTCCACAGGAGCTTTACCAGAAGCTGACAGACTACGATATCCGTTACTACATGTATGAGCTTCTAAAGGTAATATTACTTTGTTTTCACATGTAAACTGATCCTCACTTTTCAAAGCGGATGAACCAGAGTACCACTCTTCAAATGTGCTGCGGTCACTGAGGGACTTCCTAATTCAGTGTGAATCTGTCGCCAGCAGCAGCACTGTAGTGAGCCAGGATTATATCTAATGACACAGCACGAGTCAAATATGAAAGCATCCTTGGGACTGTTTATCCAGGAAGTTTGAAGTAAAGTTATAAAACGACTGCTAAACACTTTAGTTTAATAAAAACGAAAGCAAACTTTGTAAGTGTTAAACAGAATGCACAGTATTGTCACATGATAACACACGAGTCCATATGGACCGCTCTGGGAATACTCACTGATGATAGAACGTCGTTAAACATTCATTTAGATAAGATGTCCTGAGCATTAGCAGACAGAGCAGTGGCCTCAGTGCTTTTGTTAATGCTATCTATGAAAATGTTGAATGCGCACAACCTTTGAATTTGAATGGGACGGACATGGAGGGGAAAAGTGACTTTTGGAGGTACATTTGGATGGAACGCCACCGCGATAAGCAGCTCACTAAGCCTGTTCTGTGTGTTCTTCAAGGCTCTGGACTTCTGTCACAGTATGGGGATCATGCACAGGGACGTGAAGCCGCACAATGTGATGATTGACCACCAGCTGAGGAAGGTGCTGCTGACGCTTCTATGGGTTGTTTTGTATGCTGGAATGTTGGCGAGTTgtgtgtctgcaaacacttgtaGCCCTTTTTCCATTAGGACGTACTCGGCTCGACtcgttttccattacaatcgaGTGCTACCTAACGGTCGTGACGTCATTTGTAGTCCAGGCGATGTTACACCTGCTGCTCAGTCTGTGGGTTTTTTGGGTGACGGGTTCATTTTTGTGAGGCTTTCCATCGTTTCCGGGTCCTTAAAAAAGTGGCGGTTTTGATTTTCGTGAAGGAAACACTCCCATGCCCCGTCGTGTGACATAACTGACCAACCAGTCGAACGCATGCTGTCTGTTGATCGATTGGAACCCCGGCCCAGTGGGTACTATAAAAGTACCAGGTACTACCCCCTAATagaaaaccctaaaaaccatGTTGAGTGTGCCGAGCTGAAGTCAGTAGGTACTAGTGGGAGAACGGCTAATACTTGAGCTGTAACTTTGTCAAACCACAATGTGAACCTTCAGAATGGTTCAACAAGACACTGTGTGTAATGttgtcatttctgtttgtgtgtgacagCTGCGTCTTATAGATTGGGGTTTGGCTGAATTTTACCATCCCGCTCAGGAATATAACGTCAGGGTGGCCTCGCGCTATTTCAAAGGCCCCGAGCTGCTAGTGGACTATCAGGTATGCTTCCACTCAGCAGAACACGGTCACCTGCCCGTCTCCGTTTTCTCTGAGCTCATTTTTAGTTGTGTGCTGTTCTTTCAGATGTATGATTACAGTTTGGACATGTGGAGTCTCGGCTGCATGCTGGCCAGTATGATTTTCCTGAAGGAACCGTTTTTTCATGGCCAGGACAACTATGACCAGGTAAGAGAGACAACATGAAGAAGTGTGTGATCCTGCAGGGTCAGAGACAAAAATGCTTTGGTGGCTTATATACTTGTGCTTTTTAACTATAATAAATTGTAAGCCAATAATAATACATAGTAGTGACCTGAATATAAGCAGCAGTGAGTCGAAGGAGCTGCTTTAAAAGGAGCTACAGCTTGTTGTGTCAGCCTCCACTTCATGCCCTGAAAGCTGTAACTCAGACATTTCTACACTAACTAACAACAGTTCACTCAATTAGGATAAAATGGCCAAcagataacattttatttttaaaaggtcAGAGTTCAGGTCTCGATGAACAGCGATGTAAAAAGCCAATGACTGactgtgttgtctttgtttctgctctcaTAAACAGTGTCTTCTGTTGTGACAGTGCACTGACATATTTGAGCCATCAGGGGGCGCACTGACATGGTATGCATCTTGTTTTCCAGCTGGTCCGCATCGCTAAGGTTCTCGGCACCGATGAGCTCTTTGGCTACCTGCACAAATATCACATAGAACTGGACACTCGCTTCAAAGACATGCTGGGACAGTGAGTATCGCTGACTTCCCGTAAAACAGCTGAAACATATCCAAATGTACTGAAAGCAGCTCACACCCAGGCAGCTTAACTAGATGTTAATAGTCACTTGTTTCCAGGCAAACACGGAAACGCTGGGAGCAGtttatccaatcagagaaccaGCACCTGGTGAGTCCAGAGGCTCTGGACCTGCTGGACAAGCTGCTGCGCTACGACCACCAGCAGAGGCTGACGGCGGCCGAGGCCATGCAGCACCCGTACTTCTGTTAGTACCGCGCGCTCTGCCCGAGCCCCAGCACGTCTGCAACAACAGCTGCCTGCTGAAATAATGAGTCACAAATCTGATTTCACTCTCAAGATTATACAAGCTCTTCTTCCATTTTATCAGTTAACTCCATTCACCAAATATAAAGCAGCGATGTGTGACCACAGTGGCCAAACACCTGAAACACCAGCAGGCCGTTCGTCTTCAGCCTCGTGGACCTGATCTGATGTTTTCACTCGATCAGCTGATACTCCTTATGATGCTGACAAAGCAACATTTATATTAAAGTACTTTACTCGTCTTCCAGAATCGTTGTTTAAAATCAGGAGAATTCTTCTTTTGATCATGTAGAAATTcacttttcagttttctttttaaaagataaaaagcaAAATGTCTCTCAGTCCACATCAAAGCTGTTACAGATTACAGATGCATGTGCACTGCGTGATTATTAGTTCAGCTTTTAACATCCAGGGTTTCCTTTTTCACCCTTACACATCTGCACTCTTACCTGGGTCAtaaacaatgttccctctaattttttatgtgtctgagcgaacacacaaactccctgagcggtcccttgcaccaatgtgagcgacatcagacgtgtgcactgtggtcacgccagcatcgaatccatccaagttaaatagtttattaaaatcaaatcaaattacagcatttacatttatgttagactacctttaattaactgctttagcccacttacaatgaaaatgtaaaaaaaatctagtcattgacctgtgtagtatgttaagactattggaagtaaaaataccttgaactccaatttcgaaaacacaactttctttcttttctttttttataaagctctgacttgtattatgagtctgagtctgtggtttgggagagagtcctgtaactctctgtctgcaaaatacagtatataatgaccaatgctgggcaattaattatatagttacttcttcaaaaaagtaactgagttatgcaaacaacgttttttgcagctatttttttaaatgcagccaatgcatttttaaataaacatttcaaactatttacagaacaatcagctgttct contains:
- the LOC134624765 gene encoding casein kinase II subunit alpha'-like, whose amino-acid sequence is MPGPTPTLSKARVYTDVNTQKNREYWDYDAHVPNWSNQDNYQLVRKLGRGKYSEVFEAINVTNNEKVVVKILKPVKKKKIKREIKILENLRGGTNIIRLVDTVKDPVSRTPALVFEYINNTDFKELYQKLTDYDIRYYMYELLKALDFCHSMGIMHRDVKPHNVMIDHQLRKLRLIDWGLAEFYHPAQEYNVRVASRYFKGPELLVDYQMYDYSLDMWSLGCMLASMIFLKEPFFHGQDNYDQLVRIAKVLGTDELFGYLHKYHIELDTRFKDMLGQQTRKRWEQFIQSENQHLVSPEALDLLDKLLRYDHQQRLTAAEAMQHPYFYPVVKEQANANTDGSKAISSSNAT